A region from the Acyrthosiphon pisum isolate AL4f chromosome A1, pea_aphid_22Mar2018_4r6ur, whole genome shotgun sequence genome encodes:
- the LOC100168099 gene encoding alkyldihydroxyacetonephosphate synthase, whose protein sequence is MDEKESNETLKISSSPLATTKVQSVIPKNRSEVLKWNGWGYRDSKFKVTDQGMIRFTGNRYSIGETDLPFFTQWVQQVLNIDLTLRNVPREKFSSIDIPPSRVSTKLLNILKEMKIDHTTDSSARLLRSHGQTLYDIYSLRYGKCFPRICDLVVWPANHNDVVSIVELVNVHNIVLVPFGGGTNVSGAVSCPANENRCIVSVDTSQMNRLLWLDESNLLVCFEAGVIGQDLERELNKRGYTCGHEPDSYEFSSLGGWVATRASGMKKNVYGNIEDLVIDAKMVTCRGVVEKNSKVPRMSSGPDFQQIVLGSEGTLGIITEVTLKIRPLPDCRVYDSVVFPDFESGVKCMREVAKQRCQPVSIRLMDNTQFRFGQALRPVENTFGNLLDTFKKTYLTHVCGFRLESICVMTLLFEGKRSKVVSHRSCIAKIAVSFGGVTAGERNGERGYMLTFVIAYIRDLALEYRVVAESFETSVSWDKTLSLCDNVKKTVANECNKLNIKYYLISCRVTQTYDSGCCVYFYFGFNWTGLDDPVSTYHHIETIARDTIMASGGSISHHHGVGKLRSHWYEKHMSKTVLSLYSASKKMLDPNNVFANGNLISFPLSKI, encoded by the exons ATGGATGAAAAGGAATCCAATGAAACTCTTAAAATCTCCTCGTCGCCTCTGGCCACCACCAAGGTTCAGAGTGTCATACCAAAAAACAG gtCAGAAGTCTTGAAGTGGAACGGCTGGGGATATAGAGATTCAAAGTTTAAAGTTACCGACCAGGGAATGATTCGTTTCACTGGCAATAG ATATTCCATTGGAGAAACAGATTTGCCTTTTTTTACTCAATGGGTCCAacaagtattaaatattgacctaaCTCTAAGGAACGTGCCTAGAGAGAAGTTCAGTTCCATAGATATTCCACCTTCCCGTGTATCTACGA aATTATTAAACATCTTAAAAGAAATGAAAATCGACCATACGACTGACAGCTCAGCTAGACTTTTGCGATCCCATGGACAAAcactttatgatatttattccCTCAGATATGGTAAATGTTTTCCACGAATTTGTGATTTAGTAGTCTGGCCtg caaaTCATAACGATGTTGTAAGCATAGTTGAATTAGTCAATGTGCATAACATTGTACTTGTTCCGTTTGGCGGTGGAACTAATGTATCTGGGGCAGTATCGTGTCCTGCCAATGAAAATAGATGTATAGTCAGTGTGGACACTTCACAAATG AACCGTTTATTGTGGTTGGATGAATCAAACTTACTGGTATGCTTTGAAGCCGGAGTCATTGGTCAAGATTTAGAACGAGAACTAAACAAACGAGGCTATACATGTGGACATGAACCCGACTCTTATGAGTTTTCTAG TTTAGGTGGTTGGGTTGCTACTAGAGCGTCAGGTATGAAGAAAAATGTGTATGGCAACATTGAAGATTTAGTAATTGATGCTAAAATGGTCACTTGCAGAGGGGTGGTTGAAAAAAACAGTAAGGTCCCAAGAATGTCAAGTGGACCCGATTTTCAACAAATCGTCTTAGGGTCAGAAG gTACATTAGGCATAATTACAGAAGTGACCTTAAAAATTCGACCTCTTCCAGATTGTCGTGTTTATGATTCTGTGGTTTTTCCTGATTTTGAATCTGGAGTAAAATGTATGAGAGAAGTAGCTAAACaa AGATGTCAACCTGTGTCAATACGATTAATGGATAACACACAGTTCAGATTTGGTCAGGCGTTACGTCCTGTTGAAAACACATTTGGAAACTTGTTAGATACTTTCAAGAAAACTTACTTGACTCATGTTTGTGGCTTTCGTTTAGAGTCTATATGTGTTATGACACTCCTTTTTGAAG GTAAACGGTCTAAAGTAGTTTCACATAGAAGTTGCATCGCTAAAATAGCTGTGTCTTTTGGTGGTGTAACTGCAGGAGAGAGAAATGGAGAACGTGGTTATATGCTGACCTTTGTTATAGCTTATATACGT gatCTCGCATTAGAATATAGAGTTGTAGCTGAATCATTTGAAACATCAGTATCCTGGGATAAAACTCTCAGTTTATGTGATAATGTCAAAAAAACTGTAGCAAATGAATGCAATA AACTTAATATCAAGTATTACTTGATTAGCTGTCGTGTAACACAGACATACGACTCCGGttgttgtgtttatttttattttggatttaattGGACCGGACTAGATGATCCAGTATCAACTTACCATCATATTGAAACCATAGCCCGAGACACTATTATGGCTTCTGGAGGGTCTATCTCTCATCATCATGGCGTGGGTAAATTACGGTCACATTGGTATGAGAAACACATGTCTAAGACAGTACTATCTCTTTACAGTGCATCTAAAAAGATGCTAGACCCGAATAATGTATTTGCTAATGGTAATCTTATTAGTTTTCCACTgtccaaaatataa